One segment of Nostoc flagelliforme CCNUN1 DNA contains the following:
- the ribBA gene encoding bifunctional 3,4-dihydroxy-2-butanone-4-phosphate synthase/GTP cyclohydrolase II — translation MSQPNTNQAFKFDSIDAALADLKAGRVIVVVDDENRENEGDLICAAQFATPDMINFMAVEARGLICLAMTGDRLDELDLPLMVSNITDTNQTAFTVSIDAGPELGVTTGISAEDRARTIQVTLNPATKPTDLRRPGHIFPIRAKAGGVLKRAGHTEAAVDLARLAGLYPAGVICEIQNSDGSMARLQQLVEYAKRHNLKIISIADLISYRLQHDRLVYREVVTKLPSEFGQFEIYAYRHTLDGTEHVAIVKGDPANFKDEAVMVRMHSECLTGDALGSLRCDCRMQLQAALKMIESAGQGVVVYLRQEGRGIGLINKLKAYSLQDMGLDTVEANERLGFPADLRDYGMGAQMLMDLGIKKIRLITNNPRKIAGVKGYGMEVVDRVPLLIEANDYNSYYLATKAKKLGHMLLQTYLVTVAIHWQDDPEAVTERYERLEKLRHLAKTNDLLLQEEARPLAIAIFDEPSLTVHLGFDQPKVASCDWYQQSGHPYIQAIFQILDNLATLPYIRKLEFLISSGCDPLSNLQVQLDRQTFSDGTLPSSISDRLETQQIYSFSK, via the coding sequence GTGTCACAGCCTAATACTAACCAAGCTTTTAAATTTGATTCGATTGATGCCGCCTTAGCAGACCTAAAAGCTGGCCGCGTCATTGTAGTGGTAGATGATGAAAATAGAGAAAATGAAGGCGACTTAATTTGTGCCGCCCAATTTGCCACACCCGACATGATTAATTTCATGGCGGTGGAAGCTAGAGGGCTGATATGTTTGGCAATGACAGGCGATCGCCTAGACGAGCTAGACTTACCCTTGATGGTAAGCAACATTACAGATACTAACCAAACTGCCTTCACTGTAAGTATTGATGCCGGTCCAGAATTGGGTGTAACCACAGGCATATCAGCAGAAGACCGCGCCCGCACTATCCAGGTTACTCTCAACCCAGCGACAAAACCTACCGATTTACGTCGTCCCGGTCATATTTTCCCGATTCGGGCTAAAGCTGGAGGCGTACTCAAACGCGCAGGACATACGGAAGCGGCTGTGGACTTAGCCCGACTAGCAGGACTATACCCAGCAGGAGTAATTTGTGAAATTCAAAACTCCGATGGTTCAATGGCGCGGTTGCAGCAGTTAGTCGAATATGCGAAACGCCACAATTTAAAAATCATTAGTATTGCGGATTTAATCAGTTATCGCCTACAACACGATCGCCTAGTGTATCGAGAGGTTGTTACCAAACTGCCTAGTGAATTCGGTCAGTTTGAAATTTACGCCTACCGCCACACTCTGGATGGAACAGAACATGTTGCAATTGTCAAGGGCGATCCAGCTAACTTCAAAGATGAGGCAGTAATGGTGCGGATGCACTCAGAATGCTTAACTGGTGATGCTTTGGGTTCGTTGCGCTGCGACTGTCGGATGCAGTTACAAGCTGCACTGAAAATGATTGAGTCTGCGGGTCAAGGTGTAGTTGTATACCTGCGTCAAGAAGGACGGGGAATCGGCTTGATTAACAAGCTGAAAGCTTACTCATTGCAGGATATGGGACTGGATACAGTAGAAGCAAATGAGCGTTTAGGATTTCCGGCTGACTTGCGAGATTACGGGATGGGGGCACAAATGCTCATGGATTTGGGGATTAAAAAGATACGCTTGATTACTAATAATCCCCGTAAAATTGCTGGAGTTAAGGGCTATGGGATGGAAGTAGTTGATCGCGTTCCATTGTTAATTGAGGCCAATGACTACAATTCCTATTACCTAGCAACAAAGGCGAAAAAGCTGGGTCACATGCTGTTACAGACTTATCTGGTAACAGTAGCAATTCATTGGCAAGATGACCCGGAAGCTGTGACGGAACGTTATGAACGCTTAGAAAAACTGCGACACTTAGCGAAAACTAATGATTTATTGTTGCAGGAAGAAGCGCGTCCGTTAGCGATCGCTATATTTGACGAGCCATCTTTGACAGTACACTTGGGTTTTGATCAGCCAAAAGTTGCTAGCTGTGATTGGTATCAACAAAGTGGTCATCCTTATATACAAGCAATCTTCCAAATTCTGGATAACCTAGCAACTTTGCCTTACATCCGAAAACTAGAATTTCTGATTTCCTCTGGTTGCGATCCCTTGAGTAATTTACAAGTCCAACTGGATAGACAGACATTTTCGGATGGTACACTACCTTCATCGATTAGCGATCGCTTGGAGACGCAGCAAATTTATAGCTTTAGCAAATAG
- the argC gene encoding N-acetyl-gamma-glutamyl-phosphate reductase — translation MGKFRRVPVGIVGASGYGGVQLVRLLMDHPEVELVYLGSESSIGKSFGDLYPHLGHATNLLIEAIEPEIIAHRCEVVFLSLPNGLACQIAPKLLEKGCKVLDLSADYRFSNLTTYTNWYGIERSDRTIAATAVYGLPELYRDRIAEAQLVGCPGSYPTASLLALSPLLKQGLIVPETAIIDAKSGTSSSGRQPQTNLLLAEADNSIAAYNIGRHRHTPEIEQICSDLAGHELMIQFTPHLIPMVRGILATVYAKMSDPGLVRDDLITIFSAFYRNSPWVKICGSGIYPQTKWANGSNLCYIGVEVDPRTGRVIVMSAIDNLIKGQAGQAIQCLNLMMGWDETLGLPKLGFYP, via the coding sequence ATGGGCAAATTTAGACGCGTACCCGTTGGGATTGTTGGCGCGTCGGGCTATGGCGGAGTACAGTTAGTACGGCTACTGATGGATCATCCAGAAGTGGAACTGGTTTATTTAGGCAGTGAGAGCAGTATCGGAAAATCCTTTGGGGATCTCTACCCGCATCTGGGTCATGCAACTAATTTGCTAATAGAAGCAATAGAACCAGAAATAATTGCTCATCGCTGTGAAGTAGTTTTCCTGTCTTTACCAAATGGTCTAGCTTGTCAAATCGCGCCCAAACTATTGGAAAAAGGATGTAAAGTACTAGATTTGAGTGCAGACTATCGGTTTAGTAATTTGACAACTTATACAAATTGGTATGGCATTGAGAGAAGCGATCGCACAATTGCAGCTACAGCTGTTTATGGATTACCAGAACTTTACCGCGATCGCATTGCCGAAGCTCAACTTGTTGGCTGTCCTGGTTCCTATCCCACCGCTAGTCTCCTTGCACTTTCGCCACTCTTAAAGCAAGGCTTAATCGTGCCAGAAACAGCTATTATTGATGCCAAATCTGGTACATCTAGCAGTGGACGGCAACCTCAAACCAACTTATTACTAGCTGAAGCAGACAACTCTATAGCAGCTTACAATATTGGGCGTCACCGTCATACCCCAGAAATTGAGCAAATTTGCAGTGACTTAGCTGGTCATGAACTCATGATCCAATTTACACCCCACCTTATCCCAATGGTGCGCGGTATTTTGGCAACAGTATATGCCAAAATGAGCGATCCCGGTTTAGTGCGAGATGACTTAATCACCATTTTCTCAGCCTTCTACCGCAACTCTCCTTGGGTGAAAATCTGCGGTAGCGGCATTTATCCCCAAACCAAGTGGGCTAACGGCAGCAATCTTTGTTATATCGGTGTAGAAGTTGACCCGCGCACAGGTCGCGTTATTGTCATGTCAGCAATTGACAATCTAATTAAAGGACAGGCGGGCCAAGCGATTCAGTGCCTAAACCTGATGATGGGCTGGGATGAAACTTTGGGGTTGCCCAAGTTGGGGTTTTATCCTTAA
- the eno gene encoding phosphopyruvate hydratase codes for MSKFLDTAIVAIAAREILDSRGRPTIEAEVHLANGVVGLAQVPSGASTGTFEAHELRDGDKSRYGGKGVLKAVQNVKEALAPKLLGLDALNQELLDRTMIAIDGSANKKNLGANAILGVSLAAAKAGAESLEIPLYRYLGGPLANLLPVPLMNVINGGAHASNNVDFQEFMIVPIGATSFREALRWGAEVFATLSQVLDEKGLLTGVGDEGGFAPNLESNQVALELLVAAIKKAGYKPGEEVALALDVAASEFYKNGQYVYDGKPHAPAEFIDYLGQLVDQYPIVSIEDGLHEEDWQSWQLLTQKLGSRVQLVGDDLFVTNATRLQRGIQEKAANAILIKLNQIGSLTETLETIDLATRNSIRSVISHRSGETEDTTIADLAVATRAGQIKTGSLCRSERVAKYNRLLRIEDELGDRAVYAGAVGLGPK; via the coding sequence ATGAGTAAATTTCTAGATACTGCAATTGTTGCGATCGCAGCCCGTGAAATTCTTGATTCACGCGGTAGACCGACAATTGAAGCCGAAGTACATTTAGCCAACGGTGTTGTAGGACTGGCGCAGGTTCCTAGTGGTGCCTCTACTGGCACTTTTGAGGCTCACGAACTGCGTGATGGCGATAAAAGCCGTTATGGGGGCAAAGGCGTACTCAAGGCAGTACAAAACGTCAAAGAAGCGCTTGCGCCAAAATTGTTAGGCTTGGATGCCCTCAACCAAGAACTGCTAGACCGCACAATGATCGCTATAGATGGTTCTGCGAACAAAAAAAATTTGGGGGCGAATGCGATTTTGGGGGTTTCCCTAGCAGCAGCCAAAGCTGGTGCTGAGTCTTTAGAAATTCCGCTATATCGCTATTTGGGTGGCCCTTTAGCGAATTTGCTACCAGTGCCGTTGATGAACGTGATTAACGGTGGCGCACACGCATCAAATAACGTGGATTTTCAAGAGTTTATGATTGTCCCAATTGGCGCAACTTCCTTCCGGGAAGCGTTACGCTGGGGTGCAGAGGTGTTTGCTACACTCAGTCAAGTATTAGATGAAAAGGGTTTGCTCACTGGTGTGGGCGATGAAGGTGGCTTTGCCCCTAACCTAGAGTCTAATCAGGTGGCTTTGGAATTGCTGGTTGCTGCCATTAAGAAAGCTGGTTACAAGCCAGGGGAAGAAGTAGCTTTGGCGTTGGATGTGGCGGCTAGTGAGTTTTACAAGAATGGTCAGTATGTTTACGATGGTAAACCTCACGCCCCGGCTGAGTTTATTGATTATTTAGGACAACTAGTTGACCAATACCCAATTGTGTCAATTGAGGATGGTTTACACGAAGAAGATTGGCAAAGTTGGCAATTGCTCACCCAGAAGTTAGGTTCGCGGGTGCAATTGGTAGGGGATGACTTATTTGTGACTAACGCTACTCGCTTGCAAAGAGGCATCCAGGAAAAAGCCGCTAATGCCATTTTGATTAAACTCAATCAAATTGGTTCTCTCACCGAAACCTTAGAAACAATTGATTTAGCAACTCGCAACAGTATCCGTTCAGTAATTAGCCATCGTTCTGGTGAAACAGAAGACACAACGATCGCTGATTTAGCCGTAGCAACCCGTGCCGGTCAAATTAAAACAGGTTCTCTCTGTCGTAGCGAACGCGTAGCAAAATACAATCGCTTGCTGCGAATTGAAGATGAACTAGGTGATCGCGCCGTTTATGCTGGTGCTGTGGGGTTAGGGCCGAAGTAG